The region AATGATTTCGGTTTAGAACAGATCGTTAtatggagggtggggggggggtgagcttGGCTTAAATCCCAATTTAGGCACAACAAACTGGCTCAATATGGTGGACTGGGGTGGTCTTGGTTACATCAAGTAATAACTGAAATTATCTTTCGTAGGTCCAATCAATGATTTGTGGTGTCTCTCCTTATGTTGAGCCAGAGGTCACAGCAAATTGCAAATGCAGTATAAACAGAAGAAGCATCTGCATCCAAGGACCCGTGTGGGAGGTCACTGACCTCGCCATCTGGTCCGTTTTAGTGCGAAGATATCATtaacttcaggaaaaaaaaaaaaaagaacgtaGGCAAAGGGATAGCTCCTTATGATGGAAGAGCAGAGTAAAGGGACTCTCATCCATATTATTTCAAACAGCTAATAATAGTCTATATTATTCCTAATAGCTGAAATCAGTATATTAGTATAGAATGTCCCTGAGCCTCCATGACTACTACTCAACtactttttaaagtaatatttgATGAAAGACTGCTCAGTAGATTGCAGGAGAAACAGGACTCGCAACAGGAAAGCTCCATCAGAATTCCAGtgaagaggagaaggaaaagcacATGTGGGGGGTATTGGGGTACTCACGCTCTCCATGTAATTGGGCTTAAACCCATCAGGCTGGCGTCTCAACTCTTCCTGCCCACGATGACGCATCATCTCCTCCTCACGACGCCGCCTCTCCTCTTCATGTCTGAAGGGGTATACATGTACAGTGAGGGAAATGTGGAACACCTACCTAAAGATCCAAATTCCTTCCACAACTACCCAAGCATGATGCAGGCTTTacttcaaaaacaaattatgctACTTAACAAGCTCCAGAACTTGTCTGCCATATGAAAGTTAATATAATGTCCCAAGTAAAGCATGAATAATGCAACAATGTATATAAAGACCACATCCGGGAAATTAAGAGAGTTTGTTTTCACAATTAGAGCTTACTAATTGAAGTTATAAGCAGCAATGGACTGTGGCACCCAATCCAACAGACTTTGCTTCGTTTCTAAAATTGCTATTTGAATTAGTTTACTGCCATCAGGTTCAACACAATGTTCAAGTGAATCTGACAAAATTTTCCACATAAACATCTCATTTCCACCACCTCAACATCTACAGAACTTCATGTCCACCCAAACAACCTCACTGTACCACAACATATTTAACCTCTACCCAAACTACAACACTGTCCTACAACATACCTCATCTCTATCTGCTTCCGTTTCTGCAACTCCTGGTTCCTCAGCTCTTCCAACCGTCTCAGCTCTTCCTGGCGCCGCATCAAATCTGTGGGacagagaacaaaaacaaagctcAGTACTCAAACTTTATACTACATCAGTCAGTGTCACCATATTCTGTGCTGGTCACAATTTTGGCTTTGAGCTCTGGTATTTGGACAAAATACTCACCTTgtctcatcatcatcagctgGTGCTCATGCCGTGCCGCCTCCATCTCTGCCTCCAGCTTCTCTTTTGCCTCACGGATATTGCGGTCCACCTGCTCACGTTGCTGTTTCTCCATCTCATCCAGGGCCTTCCAGCGAGAGGAGTACTCAAACTCAAATGTACCAGGCTCTGCAAATCGTGGCGGCTGCTCTCTCTCCCTGAGAAAAGAACAGTAAATCAATGTATTTACTAGACAACCTGGTGAACAGAACTACACAGTAAAAAACACCACTGGGATAGCCACCACAAATCACTAATGATAGCTCTCATTTTTTAATCCAATAGTGACCAAATAAAGTAAGCATACTTGTGGTACTGTGCAGTTTTTTGCAAAAGTTTTTCAGGAAGTCCATCTTCATCTTCAAACTGCTCCATTGGTTCAACAATAACAGGGCGGGGTGATCTGAGGGCACAAGCGTAtaactatatttacattacatttgtgtGTACTTATTTtgtcaacacattttttttcccaaagcaccCTACAGTGTGAAACTACTTGGTGATTTACAGATTTATACatttggataatttttactggagcaattttggataaataccttaatcaagggtactacagcagaaggtgggacttTACCTTACCCACACAAATTACCTTCTTATTTTCACAAATAGGAATTTCACTTGCATTACACAAGTCAATTAATTCTTGAATACGTGATAGGGAAAATATAAGGCTTTACTCGTTTTAAATATGGAATACACAATACGGGGCCCTTGGGGTTGGCATTCAGTGACTCACGTGGTTAGCAGGAGGGCTCCCTCTGTGCATCGTTCCAGGGCTTTACGGGCAGCTGGCTTGGAAGCGAATTCCACAAAGCCCTTACCGGTGGGCCTGCCACGGtcatccaccaccaccacagctCTCTCTACAGGGCCGAACTGGGAGAAGGCCTGCTCTAGCAGTTCGTTGGACACCACTGGGTGGAGGTTGCGCACAGTCAGCGCGGAGCCATGTGTGGCAAAGCGGACACGAATGGGCCGGTTCCTCAGCACTGTCCCGTCTAGCTCAGCCTTTGCTATTTCTGCCAATGTCCTTGTTTCCTGTAGAGAGAGATGTGTTAAAACAAGCCAAACACTTATACACTGACTTTCTGAACCCTCTGCAATCGCATCTGGCATACATTACGCTGGACGATAAAACAttaccgtgcaatacataaaatGGACAATTATAGAAATATTAACTCAGAAACAGGGCAAGATTTCCCAGCTGGGAAGCTGGACAGTCCCACACAAAGAAACTAAGACAATCAACTGTAATGGAatagcccaaaaaaaaaaaaaaaaactgtacaattgTTTGCTGCCCTGTATATTACCTTAGGATTAACAAAAGGTGAAAAAGAGTTTCAGAGGAACGTCAACAGAAACAACCTGTgtcaattaaaacaaaattcagaGAATCACCACCACGTAACCTCAAATTCAGAACTGAGATTTAGACATTTCACTTGATTACATTTACAGATTCTCATACAATTAATCCCTCACCCAAGCAAATTATAGAAAACACCACTAGCTGCATATTCAGTGCAGCTTCTATAACCAAATCCCAATATGTCCTTGATTCATTCATCCACTACCAATGACCACATGGTCATAGTCATAGCAGTGCACAGTACTTCAAGAAACATATGTAATGCAGTATGACAtactctggacaggacatcagctCATTTCTGACTGTGGAAAAGTAAGACTTTGTAATGGGGAGTCCATGGGAAAATGTATCAATCAACTGTACGTTACGAATATGGCGAACAGCATGTAATTCAGTTGTATACCCTAATATTTGGCCAGTAATGGCACCCAGGCAAACACTTTCATTTAcgtttatatattatatatacattgcACATAATAACACATTTAGATTGATTTAttatcagacaaaaaaaaatataaacctgGAGGTAAATACATGCCTTACACACAGTACTTAATTTGCAATGTCCCAGCTTGCACTGCACCTACAGGCATAAATTCAGCTGTTTTTGCCTGATTTCATGACTCAAAAGACGTGTACCCGAGTATGGTACGTCATACGggacttttaaatgtttctttggaCACGCTTCAGTTGTTAATAAGAATGATTTTTCATTGCATAAATTGAAAACTAGGTCTCAAAAGTCGAGAACTGTTATGCCAAAATTTCAGAACCCGCAAATCGAGAGAAGCCTGCAGATGCAGGCTTTCCTTTAGTATACTGTATGATAACTGGAGACAGTCATTCtctacaaatacatacatttccTCCTGAGACAAAATAAAGCTGTTTAGATAAATTTCTGCAATTTTTAACAAGTTGTGTGAACTCCTCTTCTAGAAAAGCGGCAccatttaaaagcataaaatgcCCTCTATAAGGCCACTGGGATTCAGTACTGCATCATGTCCATTTTGGGAGATACACTTAAATATGATCTAtagagtggacaaaaacaaatactgtattcTTCTGAAGCCCAGGTATAACTGCTATTGCGTAGGTGGTCATCACAAGAATTACGCTAATTTACATCCCTTTCTCTTAAGGGTGTCCATTAAAGTGTttctttgtgatttatttttgcatgattTAATTTCACTCAAACTAggataaaatataaacaaaaacagccagTGTAATGGATTGTGTACTACTGCTACGTGCTGGAAAAATGATTTTCGGAATATTTATGCATCAATTACTATTAAAGTAACTAAAGACAGTAACTCGTTTCTATGTGCGTGTACACGCTGCGAACGGATCATGTTGCGGAGGTGGTTTTCACAGAACGAAGGCAATTTACAACCATTTGTCTAACCGGGTTAACAAcattaaacagtattttttcataattcattcCTCTTTAGAGCTGGTAACAGTACTCCAAACTGTGATAAAGTACAATAGTGCATAAAAAAAAGGAGGTCTGTtggtgaaacattttcattgacCATTTTAAAACAACCTTCGAACAACACACCCAACAcctccttttccccttctcGTTTGTTTTACCATTATTTCCTGATTACATTATTTTGCTGTCTTCTGCTGAAATGCAGTTGTTCGAGCTcaaaattacagcaattaaaCATATGTCTGATTATTCCTCTTTACAATATCAAATACCTTTCACTTGAGAACACTGCATTTTAATTGGCTGAATAGaaagttcattaaaatgaaagcaataaTATTACCGCTTTGCACTGTCTGGGAAATCTAAGCTACAATAATAATGCACAATCAATGTGAATGTATTCTGCTGAAACAATCAATGTTTTCAACAGAACGAGGCAAAAAGACACTTCCAACACACTAAGGAATGCgaggtaaaataataaaagcctGGGTACTTTGAGGTAGAAAATCCAGCATTCAAAATAACTGAGGTAATTTAAGTGTTACTTGAGTTGAAAGCCCTGCTGCCTGTAGAGGAGGTGAGTGCCAGGTAAAAGAGACTTTATTAAGCCATATTCCTTTATTAAAGGAATGcgtaaggaaaataaaaaaggacatttCAAAAAACGTGAGGTAAAATCAATGAGGACTGACGACGTGAAATAAAATACCACACTTGACTTGAATGGCCAGCAGATAGACGAACACGTAAACCTGGTAAAACGGAGGAGGGACATTTGACGTGAAATGAAGGGAAATGTGAGGTAAAATAAAGGAACATTGAGGTACGTAAGAAAGGTCCGTCCGGGGGCTCTGACTGATGCCGCCTGAGGCGGCGCCACCGCCGCCATCTTGAACCCGCTGcgtccagacacacacagtcacagcacCGCGTCCGTGACAGAAACACGTCCCGACACGCACAGCGGCCGTGTGTGAAGGTACAAAGAGAGACTTTACGGCACCGCGGGCGGGTGAATGTGTGAAAAGCAAGGCCGTTTCGGAGCCGTACCAGGCGGATGAAGCCGAAGCCGCGCTCCCGGTTGATGAACACCTCGTTGGCATCGCCGTACTTGGCGAACATCTTCTTGAAGTCCTCCTCCGTCAGGTCCGTGGGCAGGTTGCCCACGAAAAGGCGGCAGCGCTGGGTGAACGTCTTCTCGCCGGGCCTGCGGAAGCTCTTCAGGTCCAGGGTCATCTCCATGGGCTCCCCCCCGAGCCCCGGCTCGGCGCTCGTCTCCGGACCCGCCGCCGGCGCTCCCGCCTCGGCGCTCGACTCCTGCTCGGGCCCGGCCGCCTCAGGCTTCGGCTTGGCGCTCGGCGGTCGGGGAGACGGTGCATTGTTGTTCATGTTCATCGGCTTAAAGTTTCGGTTGGCCATGGCTGCGGGTGTCGCCCTTTCGGCCACGGCGTCCTTCTGTCCCCGTGAAGCAGGAGCGCGTAAACGATTAGCCGCAGTCCTTTCCAAGATGGCGCCGGCTCGCGgcccgctgctgctgcagttcccGTCTCCGTGACGTCACACACAGGCCCCGCCTCCTCCAATAAGCGCTTTTCTCATCCGCAATTTGCCCTGGATGCATCACGTTTTATCTCATCGGTAAAATAACCGAAATTATATATGCCGAAGCATTACAAGTGATCCTTTAAGAGGCATGATGTCCTAAGTGGCACTACATTAAAGCAGAAGCAATAATGAAGCCCCACATATCCTATCTccataaaaatggaaattaaatggaCAGTAGAGTTCTATGAAACAAAGAGGCAGTATTTAGCTACGATTTTGTCTCTCCGGATACATTAGTCTAAGTGACGAACAGTCAGTAAGCTGAA is a window of Scleropages formosus chromosome 14, fSclFor1.1, whole genome shotgun sequence DNA encoding:
- the pspc1 gene encoding paraspeckle component 1 isoform X2 yields the protein MANRNFKPMNMNNNAPSPRPPSAKPKPEAAGPEQESSAEAGAPAAGPETSAEPGLGGEPMEMTLDLKSFRRPGEKTFTQRCRLFVGNLPTDLTEEDFKKMFAKYGDANEVFINRERGFGFIRLETRTLAEIAKAELDGTVLRNRPIRVRFATHGSALTVRNLHPVVSNELLEQAFSQFGPVERAVVVVDDRGRPTGKGFVEFASKPAARKALERCTEGALLLTTSPRPVIVEPMEQFEDEDGLPEKLLQKTAQYHKEREQPPRFAEPGTFEFEYSSRWKALDEMEKQQREQVDRNIREAKEKLEAEMEAARHEHQLMMMRQDLMRRQEELRRLEELRNQELQKRKQIEMRHEEERRRREEEMMRHRGQEELRRQPDGFKPNYMESVSLGFTAWLQLLLPSHRRVLLLCSPLSCTPAVGLNVVISPITRSSSGHEGPRLFSELPHR
- the pspc1 gene encoding paraspeckle component 1 isoform X1 gives rise to the protein MANRNFKPMNMNNNAPSPRPPSAKPKPEAAGPEQESSAEAGAPAAGPETSAEPGLGGEPMEMTLDLKSFRRPGEKTFTQRCRLFVGNLPTDLTEEDFKKMFAKYGDANEVFINRERGFGFIRLETRTLAEIAKAELDGTVLRNRPIRVRFATHGSALTVRNLHPVVSNELLEQAFSQFGPVERAVVVVDDRGRPTGKGFVEFASKPAARKALERCTEGALLLTTSPRPVIVEPMEQFEDEDGLPEKLLQKTAQYHKEREQPPRFAEPGTFEFEYSSRWKALDEMEKQQREQVDRNIREAKEKLEAEMEAARHEHQLMMMRQDLMRRQEELRRLEELRNQELQKRKQIEMRHEEERRRREEEMMRHRGQEELRRQPDGFKPNYMESREQDMRMGDMGPRGAINMGDAYNPAVTGGNQGPQMMGMSVMGRGGALGPDGAASMGTPMMPDNGTMRNDRFPPANVPPPMGTPIGGRPGAEGQQPLPPPPQQQQPPMMGVGPVGGAGGPPGFGRGNQGGPGFDGPNNKRRRY
- the pspc1 gene encoding paraspeckle component 1 isoform X3, with the protein product MANRNFKPMNMNNNAPSPRPPSAKPKPEAAGPEQESSAEAGAPAAGPETSAEPGLGGEPMEMTLDLKSFRRPGEKTFTQRCRLFVGNLPTDLTEEDFKKMFAKYGDANEVFINRERGFGFIRLETRTLAEIAKAELDGTVLRNRPIRVRFATHGSALTVRNLHPVVSNELLEQAFSQFGPVERAVVVVDDRGRPTGKGFVEFASKPAARKALERCTEGALLLTTSPRPVIVEPMEQFEDEDGLPEKLLQKTAQYHKEREQPPRFAEPGTFEFEYSSRWKALDEMEKQQREQVDRNIREAKEKLEAEMEAARHEHQLMMMRQDLMRRQEELRRLEELRNQELQKRKQIEMRHEEERRRREEEMMRHRGQEELRRQPDGFKPNYMESMHITQPSLVVTKGLK